A single region of the Arthrobacter sp. zg-Y820 genome encodes:
- the glgA gene encoding glycogen synthase: MRVDIVSKEFPPEIYGGAGVHVAELSRVLAEQVDLRVHCFGAPRNSDYHGAVVSAYDVPAELDAANPAVQTLGTDLEILQGLAGADLVHSHTWYANMAGHLGSLLYGVPHVLSAHSLEPLRPWKAEQLGGGYALSSWVEKTAYDAAAAIIAVSEGMRQDILRSYPEVDPAKVRVVHNGIDVELWRPDTDPEGISALGIDPDRPSVVFVGRNTRQKGVPYLLRAAALLPPEVQLVLCLGAADTPELAAETGVLIDELRTKRSGVVVIERMLPRSELIKVLSSATVFACPSIYEPLGIVNLEAMACGTAVVASATGGIPEVVNSGVTGLLVPLEQLSDGTGTPLDPEGFVRDFAAALTEVVTDPERARRMGEAGRQRATDEFSWASIAAATLEVYRSVLPQAR, translated from the coding sequence GTGCGAGTAGATATTGTGTCCAAGGAATTCCCGCCCGAGATCTATGGCGGGGCAGGTGTCCACGTAGCGGAATTGAGCCGTGTGCTGGCCGAGCAGGTGGACCTGCGCGTCCACTGCTTTGGCGCCCCGCGAAACTCCGACTACCACGGCGCCGTCGTCAGCGCCTATGATGTGCCCGCCGAACTGGACGCCGCGAATCCCGCCGTCCAGACGCTGGGCACCGATCTGGAAATCCTCCAGGGCCTGGCCGGAGCGGACCTGGTGCATTCACACACCTGGTACGCGAACATGGCCGGGCACCTCGGTTCGCTGTTGTACGGCGTTCCGCACGTCCTCAGCGCCCACAGCTTGGAACCGCTGCGGCCGTGGAAAGCGGAACAGCTCGGCGGCGGTTACGCCCTGTCCTCCTGGGTGGAAAAAACAGCGTACGACGCCGCCGCCGCCATCATCGCCGTCTCCGAAGGCATGCGGCAGGACATCCTGCGCAGCTACCCGGAGGTCGACCCGGCCAAGGTGCGCGTGGTGCACAACGGCATCGACGTGGAGCTGTGGCGCCCGGACACCGATCCCGAGGGCATCAGCGCCCTGGGCATCGATCCGGACCGCCCCAGTGTGGTTTTTGTCGGGCGCAACACCCGGCAGAAGGGGGTCCCGTACCTGCTGCGTGCGGCCGCGCTGCTGCCTCCGGAGGTCCAGCTCGTGCTGTGCCTCGGAGCTGCCGACACCCCGGAGCTGGCCGCCGAAACCGGCGTCCTGATCGACGAACTCCGCACAAAGCGCAGCGGCGTCGTCGTGATCGAGCGGATGCTGCCGCGCAGCGAGCTCATCAAGGTGCTCAGCTCGGCCACGGTCTTCGCCTGCCCGTCCATCTATGAACCGCTCGGCATCGTGAACCTTGAGGCCATGGCGTGCGGCACCGCCGTCGTTGCCTCGGCCACTGGGGGCATTCCCGAAGTGGTGAACTCCGGCGTGACCGGCTTGCTGGTGCCGTTGGAGCAGCTCTCGGACGGCACCGGAACACCGCTCGATCCCGAGGGCTTTGTCCGCGACTTCGCCGCTGCGCTGACCGAGGTGGTCACCGATCCCGAACGGGCCCGGCGGATGGGCGAGGCGGGCCGGCAACGCGCGACGGATGAGTTTTCCTGGGCTTCCATCGCCGCCGCCACGCTGGAGGTCTACCGCTCCGTCCTGCCGCAGGCCCGCTGA